One Narcine bancroftii isolate sNarBan1 chromosome 3, sNarBan1.hap1, whole genome shotgun sequence DNA window includes the following coding sequences:
- the LOC138759504 gene encoding somatostatin receptor type 2-like gives MGEQSPSRRRLSGMALDSALQLPPTAEWILAADPGSNVSGETGSNVTQNTSSPPELDVDMSGGVFLPFIYFVVCVVGLSGNTLVIYVILRYAKMKTVTNIYILNLAIADELFMVGLPFIAIQVALAHWPFGQAPCRVLMTVDGINQFTSIFCLTVMSIDRYLAVVHPIKSSRWRKPRVAKLVNVAVWLVSLLVILPIMIYSGVQTTHGRNSCTISWPGQDSFWHTAFVLYTFALGFLLPFSIICLCYLMIIVKVKASGIRVGSSKRKKSEKKVTKMVSIVVAAFVGCWLPFYIFNFVPLTVEVKPTPATKGFYEFVVILSYANSCANPILYAFLSDNFKKSFQNVLCLQKVSGLDEVDRSDSRQDKSRLQDVTETQRTLLNGDDLQTSI, from the coding sequence ATGGGCGAGCAGTCGCCGAGCAGGCGACGGTTGTCCGGCATGGCTCTGGACTCGGCGCTGCAGCTCCCACCGACAGCCGAGTGGATCCTGGCAGCCGACCCCGGGAGCAACGTCTCCGGCGAGACCGGCTCCAATGTCACGCAGAACACCAGCAGCCCGCCTGAGCTGGACGTGGACATGAGCGGCGGCGTGTTCCTGCCCTTCATCTATTTCGTGGTGTGCGTGGTGGGACTGAGCGGCAACACCCTGGTCATCTACGTGATCCTGCGCTACGCCAAGATGAAGACGGTCACCAACATCTACATCCTCAACCTGGCCATCGCCGACGAGCTCTTCATGGTCGGCCTGCCCTTCATCGCCATCCAGGTGGCCCTGGCCCACTGGCCCTTCGGCCAGGCCCCCTGCAGGGTGCTGATGACCGTGGACGGCATCAACCAGTTCACCAGCATCTTCTGCCTGACGGTGATGAGCATCGACCGCTACCTGGCCGTGGTCCACCCCATCAAGTCGTCGCGTTGGCGCAAGCCCCGCGTGGCCAAGCTGGTGAACGTGGCGGTGTGGCTGGTCTCCCTGCTGGTCATCCTGCCCATTATGATCTACTCGGGGGTGCAGACCACCCACGGCAGGAACAGTTGCACCATCAGCTGGCCCGGCCAGGACTCCTTCTGGCACACCGCCTTCGTCCTCTACACCTTCGCCCTGGGCTTCCTGCTGCCCTTCTCCATCATCTGCCTGTGCTACCTGATGATCATCGTCAAGGTCAAGGCTTCGGGCATCCGCGTGGGCTCGTCCAAGCGCAAGAAGTCGGAGAAGAAGGTCACCAAGATGGTCTCGATCGTGGTGGCCGCCTTCGTCGGCTGCTGGCTGCCCTTCTACATCTTCAACTTCGTGCCGCTGACGGTGGAGGTCAAGCCCACCCCGGCCACCAAGGGCTTCTACGAGTTCGTGGTCATCCTGTCGTACGCCAACAGCTGCGCCAACCCCATCCTCTACGCCTTCCTGTCCGACAACTTCAAGAAGAGCTTTCAGAACGTGCTGTGCCTGCAGAAGGTCAGCGGCCTGGACGAGGTGGACCGCAGCGACAGCCGCCAGGACAAGTCGCGGCTGCAGGATGTCACCGAGACGCAGCGGACCCTGCTGAACGGGGACGACCTGCAGACCAGCATTTAA